The Apium graveolens cultivar Ventura chromosome 11, ASM990537v1, whole genome shotgun sequence genome has a window encoding:
- the LOC141695380 gene encoding uncharacterized protein LOC141695380 has product MDRSWLIADRRTKEFKKGVEDLLMFAFENGYNEGKISCPCLKCAHSKSWNARTVKNHLFQYGIDETYTCWIWHGEANSAESSLPDESDSSVSLNQAYTGMGEADEVDDNFSSDSSDFMNHVKGEHAPLYPGCENYTKMKALVKLFNLKVKHGMSDSCFSDVLLLIGDLLPEGNNIPSSFSEAKKTLYALGMGYEKIHACPNNCLLYRGQINEDETTCRICKASRWKLNKKGEEQEGVPAKVLWYFPLIPRIRNLFNTPQIAKDMTWHDIERQKDGKMRYLADSETWKDVDKEWPDFASYSRNLRLALSSDGFNPFRGNRIDYSSWPVLLSIYNLPPWLCMKRRYIMLCLLISGPTEPGNDIDVFLQPLIEDLQQLWLGKQVYGAYKRDSFLLRGILLWTISDYPALGNLSGNVIKGYNDCTVCVDNTKATRLVHYRKTVVMRHRRWLPPHHPYRKQKTAFDNTVEKDVAPILLTGEQVFG; this is encoded by the coding sequence ATGGATAGATCATGGTTAATAGCTGATAGAAGAACAAAAGAGTTTAAAAAAGGAGTGGAGGATTTACTGATGTTTGCCTTTGAGAATGGTTATAATGAAGGAAAAATAAGTTGTCCATGCTTAAAGTGTGCACACAGCAAATCTTGGAATGCTCGGACTGTTAAAAACCACCTTTTTCAATATGGCATAGATGAAACTTATACATGCTGGATATGGCACGGGGAGGCAAATTCTGCAGAAAGTTCTCTACCGGATGAAAGCGACTCCTCTGTATCTTTAAACCAGGCCTACACAGGAATGGGTGAAGCTGACGAAGTTGATGATAATTTTTCCTCCGATTCTTCAGATTTCATGAATCATGTCAAAGGTGAGCATGCACCTCTCTATCCTGGTTGTGAGAATTACACTAAGATGAAAGCGTTGGTTAAGTTATTCAACTTGAAGGTGAAACATGGTATGTCTGATTCATGTTTTTCCGATGTTCTGTTGTTGATTGGGGATTTGCTTCCGGAAGGCAACAATATCCCTTCTTCTTTCAGTGAAGCAAAGAAAACCTTATATGCATTAGGAATGGGGTATGAGAAGATACACGCATGCCCGAATAATTGTCTCTTATATCGTGGCCAGATAAATGAAGACGAGACAACTTGTCGGATATGTAAGGCCTCTAGATGGAAATTGAATAAGAAAGGAGAAGAACAGGAAGGAGTCCCTGCCAAGGTTTTATGGTATTTCCCGTTGATACCAAGAATAAGAAATTTGTTCAACACACCCCAAATTGCAAAGGACATGACTTGGCATGACATCGAGCGACAAAAGGATGGTAAAATGAGGTATCTGGCTGACTCAGAAACATGGAAGGATGTTGATAAAGAGTGGCCTGATTTTGCATCGTATAGCAGGAACCTTCGGTTAGCTTTATCCTCTGACGGTTTCAATCCTTTTCGTGGAAACCGTATTGATTATTCTAGTTGGCCGGTTTTGCTATCAATTTACAACCTTCCACCTTGGCTCTGTATGAAAAGAAGGTATATTATGCTCTGCTTGTTAATATCAGGACCAACGGAGCCTGGAAATGATATCGACGTGTTCCTTCAACCGCTTATAGAAGATCTGCAACAGTTGTGGCTCGGGAAACAAGTGTATGGCGCATATAAACGAGATTCTTTCTTACTTAGGGGTATATTATTATGGACAATAAGTGATTATCCGGCCTTGGGAAACTTGTCAGGAAACGTAATTAAAGGGTATAATGATTGTACTGTCTGTGTTGATAACACAAAGGCTACTAGGCTCGTTCATTATCGAAAGACGGTGGTTATGAGGCATAGGAGGTGGCTGCCCCCTCATCATCCGTATAGAAAGCAGAAAACGGCTTTTGATAACACTGTTGAGAAGGATGTTGCTCCTATTCTATTAACTGGTGAGCAGGTTTTTGGATGA
- the LOC141698584 gene encoding cinnamoyl-CoA reductase 1-like isoform X1 produces MRLVSDQVVCVTGAGGFVASWLVKLLLERGYTVRGTVRNPDDPKNDHLRELEGAKERLVLCKADLLDYKSLCEAINGCDGVFHAASPVTDDPEQMIEPAVMGTKNVIAAAAEANVRRVVFTSSIGAVYMDPNRTPDELIDERYWSDLDFCKNTRNWYCYGKVLAERAAWEESKQRGVDMVVINPVLVVGPLLQPTINASTAHILKYLTGAVKTYANSVQAYVHVRDVADAHIVIFETPSAKGRYLCSESSLHRGEVVEILAKFFPEYPIPTKCSDEVKPRAKALKFSKQKLKDLGLNFVPVKQCLYETVKSLQEKGHLPVSNDQQ; encoded by the exons ATGCGTTTAGTTTCCGACCAAGTTGTTTGTGTCACCGGTGCTGGCGGATTCGTTGCTTCATGGCTGGTCAAGTTACTCCTGGAAAGAGGCTACACTGTTAGAGGAACGGTCAGAAACCCCG ATGATCCGAAAAATGATCATTTGAGGGAGCTTGAAGGAGCAAAAGAAAGATTGGTATTATGCAAAGCTGATCTACTTGATTACAAGAGTTTATGCGAAGCGATCAATGGATGTGATGGTGTTTTCCATGCTGCATCACCAGTCACTGATGATCCA GAACAAATGATCGAACCAGCAGTCATGGGAACCAAAAATGTAATAGCTGCAGCAGCGGAAGCCAATGTCAGACGTGTGGTTTTCACTTCATCTATCGGGGCAGTATACATGGACCCCAATAGGACCCCCGACGAGCTGATTGATGAAAGGTATTGGAGTGATCTTGATTTCTGCAAGAACACTAGG AACTGGTATTGCTATGGAAAAGTATTGGCTGAGCGAGCTGCATGGGAAGAGTCGAAGCAGAGAGGGGTGGACATGGTTGTGATTAATCCAGTATTGGTGGTTGGTCCATTACTTCAGCCGACCATAAATGCTAGCACCGCTCATATCCTCAAATATCTCACAGGTGCAGTCAAGACATATGCCAACTCAGTGCAGGCCTATGTACATGTTAGAGATGTCGCAGATGCACATATTGTTATCTTTGAGACTCCCTCTGCCAAAGGAAGGTATCTCTGTTCCGAGAGCTCACTTCATCGTGGGGAGGTGGTAGAAATTTTGGCTAAATTTTTTCCTGAATATCCGATTCCAACCAA GTGTTCTGATGAAGTTAAGCCAAGGGCAAAGGCGTTAAAGTTTTCGAAGCAGAAGCTAAAAGATTTGGGGCTTAATTTCGTACCAGTGAAGCAGTGCCTATACGAGACGGTGAAGAGCCTGCAGGAGAAGGGGCACCTCCCAGTTTCTAATGATCAGCAGTAA
- the LOC141698584 gene encoding cinnamoyl-CoA reductase 1-like isoform X2: protein MRLVSDQVVCVTGAGGFVASWLVKLLLERGYTVRGTVRNPDDPKNDHLRELEGAKERLVLCKADLLDYKSLCEAINGCDGVFHAASPVTDDPEQMIEPAVMGTKNVIAAAAEANVRRVVFTSSIGAVYMDPNRTPDELIDERYWSDLDFCKNTRNWYCYGKVLAERAAWEESKQRGVDMVVINPVLVVGPLLQPTINASTAHILKYLTGAVKTYANSVQAYVHVRDVADAHIVIFETPSAKGRCSDEVKPRAKALKFSKQKLKDLGLNFVPVKQCLYETVKSLQEKGHLPVSNDQQ, encoded by the exons ATGCGTTTAGTTTCCGACCAAGTTGTTTGTGTCACCGGTGCTGGCGGATTCGTTGCTTCATGGCTGGTCAAGTTACTCCTGGAAAGAGGCTACACTGTTAGAGGAACGGTCAGAAACCCCG ATGATCCGAAAAATGATCATTTGAGGGAGCTTGAAGGAGCAAAAGAAAGATTGGTATTATGCAAAGCTGATCTACTTGATTACAAGAGTTTATGCGAAGCGATCAATGGATGTGATGGTGTTTTCCATGCTGCATCACCAGTCACTGATGATCCA GAACAAATGATCGAACCAGCAGTCATGGGAACCAAAAATGTAATAGCTGCAGCAGCGGAAGCCAATGTCAGACGTGTGGTTTTCACTTCATCTATCGGGGCAGTATACATGGACCCCAATAGGACCCCCGACGAGCTGATTGATGAAAGGTATTGGAGTGATCTTGATTTCTGCAAGAACACTAGG AACTGGTATTGCTATGGAAAAGTATTGGCTGAGCGAGCTGCATGGGAAGAGTCGAAGCAGAGAGGGGTGGACATGGTTGTGATTAATCCAGTATTGGTGGTTGGTCCATTACTTCAGCCGACCATAAATGCTAGCACCGCTCATATCCTCAAATATCTCACAGGTGCAGTCAAGACATATGCCAACTCAGTGCAGGCCTATGTACATGTTAGAGATGTCGCAGATGCACATATTGTTATCTTTGAGACTCCCTCTGCCAAAGGAAG GTGTTCTGATGAAGTTAAGCCAAGGGCAAAGGCGTTAAAGTTTTCGAAGCAGAAGCTAAAAGATTTGGGGCTTAATTTCGTACCAGTGAAGCAGTGCCTATACGAGACGGTGAAGAGCCTGCAGGAGAAGGGGCACCTCCCAGTTTCTAATGATCAGCAGTAA
- the LOC141698584 gene encoding cinnamoyl-CoA reductase 1-like isoform X3 gives MRLVSDQVVCVTGAGGFVASWLVKLLLERGYTVRGTVRNPDDPKNDHLRELEGAKERLVLCKADLLDYKSLCEAINGCDGVFHAASPVTDDPEQMIEPAVMGTKNVIAAAAEANVRRVVFTSSIGAVYMDPNRTPDELIDERYWSDLDFCKNTRNWYCYGKVLAERAAWEESKQRGVDMVVINPVLVVGPLLQPTINASTAHILKYLTGAVKTYANSVQAYVHVRDVADAHIVIFETPSAKGRYLCSESSLHRGEVVEILAKFFPEYPIPTKYGG, from the exons ATGCGTTTAGTTTCCGACCAAGTTGTTTGTGTCACCGGTGCTGGCGGATTCGTTGCTTCATGGCTGGTCAAGTTACTCCTGGAAAGAGGCTACACTGTTAGAGGAACGGTCAGAAACCCCG ATGATCCGAAAAATGATCATTTGAGGGAGCTTGAAGGAGCAAAAGAAAGATTGGTATTATGCAAAGCTGATCTACTTGATTACAAGAGTTTATGCGAAGCGATCAATGGATGTGATGGTGTTTTCCATGCTGCATCACCAGTCACTGATGATCCA GAACAAATGATCGAACCAGCAGTCATGGGAACCAAAAATGTAATAGCTGCAGCAGCGGAAGCCAATGTCAGACGTGTGGTTTTCACTTCATCTATCGGGGCAGTATACATGGACCCCAATAGGACCCCCGACGAGCTGATTGATGAAAGGTATTGGAGTGATCTTGATTTCTGCAAGAACACTAGG AACTGGTATTGCTATGGAAAAGTATTGGCTGAGCGAGCTGCATGGGAAGAGTCGAAGCAGAGAGGGGTGGACATGGTTGTGATTAATCCAGTATTGGTGGTTGGTCCATTACTTCAGCCGACCATAAATGCTAGCACCGCTCATATCCTCAAATATCTCACAGGTGCAGTCAAGACATATGCCAACTCAGTGCAGGCCTATGTACATGTTAGAGATGTCGCAGATGCACATATTGTTATCTTTGAGACTCCCTCTGCCAAAGGAAGGTATCTCTGTTCCGAGAGCTCACTTCATCGTGGGGAGGTGGTAGAAATTTTGGCTAAATTTTTTCCTGAATATCCGATTCCAACCAAGTACGGCGGGTGA